GGGAAAGATATGAGCATTTCAACAACGGAAGTCGAGTCGACCATTCGTGCGGTAACCATCTATCAGGGGTGGGCCATGATCAGCCGCACGGCAACCGCCCGCCTGGAAGCCGGGAAACATCTGATCGTCTTTACCGATCTCCCGGAGTCCCTGGACCGGGATAATATCCAGGTGAAAGGAACCGGCGAGGCGACATTGGGTGAATGCATTTTCGAGACGGAATTTTTCGTTGAGGAAGTCGATGAGAACAAACGGCAGCTGCAAAAGAAAGCCCAGGAGCTTGAAGATCGAATCGCCGAGATTCAGCTGAAAATGGAAGCGTGTGAGAACGAAAAGGCCTTTGTTGAGAAAATTGCCAGTTTCGTGACCGCTCCTTTAAGTGCTCCTGCAGGCGAAGACGCTGCGGCGAGGGTAGTGGGCGGCGCCTCCCTCGATGTCGGTGCATGGGGAAAGATGCTTGCCTTTTATCACGATCAAAATGGAGCCATCCGTGACCAGATGCTCGCATCGCAAAAGGCGGAGCGCGATCTCAAAAACGAACTCGAGAAAATTTATAACGAACTCGATTCGATGGGAGACGGCATCGAGCGGTCCCGGAATATTATCAAGGTCAGCGTAACCAAGGAAAAGGCCGGTGAAATAACGCTCGATCTTTCGTATGTCATCACCGGACCCACTTGGCGGCCGGTATACAATCTGCGAGCATCGAGCGACAGCGACACGATCAGCCTTGAATACGATGCCCTGGTGAACCAGGCCACCGGTGAAGCCTGGAAGGATGTCGCCCTGAAATTGTCCACGGCCCGGATCAATGTTTCCGGCGTCATCCCAACCCTGCATCCCTGGTGGCTGTCCTTTTACCGGCCGTCTCCGCCAAGAAGTATGGCAAAAAGACGAGGCGACTTTTCCGAAGAAGAAGAGATGGGCCAGGAGGTCATGAAGTCGGCAGCCCCATCCAACGTTGCCGAATCGGCGCCGCCTGAAATGGAAATGGACTTCATCGGGGCCTCGGTTGAAAGCGGCGGGACGTCGGTTGTCTTTTCCGTCGGTGGCGGGGGGAACATCAATGGCGACAACACCGATACCCGGGTATCCATTCTGCGCCGCGAGTTCCCAGCTTCATCTCACTACGCGACAGTACCCAAATTGTCCGAGTTTGCCTATCTGACGGCAAAGATCGAAAACGATTCGGATTTTCCTCTCCTGCCGGGCAAGGCCAATATTTTTTTCGACGATGCGTTTGTTTCGGTATCGGCGCTCTCCCTGGTCATGCCGGGCCAGGAGATGGAAGTGTCGCTTGGCGTCGATGAAGGTGTTGCCATTGAACATCGCTTTTTAAAGCGCTTCAAGAAAAACCAGGGCTTGGTATCCAAGCGCATCAGCGAGCAGTTCGACTATCAGATCCGTATTACCAACAACCGCAAAAAAAATATCGAAATCGACGTGTTCGACCAGCTCCCCATTGCCCAGGACAAGGAGATTTCGGTAAAGACGATCACGCCGTCGTTCAAGGACGAAAAGACCGGCGCCACGCTGGACGATGAATCCAAAATCAAATGGCAGATTGCGCTCTCCGCGGGAGAGAAACGTGAGCTGCCCTTCAGCTTTGTTGTCGAGTATCCCGCCGGCCAGCTTTTGAGCGGTCTTTGATTGCTACGGCAATGGCTCCTGAGTGTAGGCAATATTCGCTGCTTCAGAGGAATACACCTTCAGTGCTTTGCCCAGACGCAGGTCCTCTACGAAATTCGGGTTGAGCAGCATGGATTTTCCCGATAAAGCGATGTCCGCATCTTCGAGGGCGGCATCTGCCGTCTGGCGGTCATATATCTTGCCGCAGATCAGAAGCGGCAGCTTTGTCACTTCCCTGGTGAGCTGGGCCATATTTTTGTCCGTGCCGAAGGCAGGGGCTTTAAAATCATAGGTCGATACTGAAATCGCATCGATGGGTTCTTCGTCCAGCCGGCGGATGCACTCCTGCCATTCTTCCCGATCCGCAAACAGGGATACCTCCATGTCGGCAATTCCCCAGTTGGAAATGCGGAATATCAGCAGCCGGTCGTCGGGGATATTCTCTTTGACGGCCCGGACCACTTCTCTGGCAAACCGGAATCGGTTCTCAACCGATCCGCCGTATCCGTCTGTCCGCTGATTGCTGTACGAGGAGAGGAACTGGCTGATCAGGTAGCCGTGAGCGCCATGGATTTCGATGCCGTCAAAGCCGGCCTCCACCGCTCCCTTTGCACTTTGGACAAACCCGTTAATGACGTGGTCAATATCGAACTGGCTCATTGCTTCGGGGACCGGGTAGGGGCTTTGCGTGAGGGGATTGTCCTGTCTGGGGGCAACGGCGCTGGGGGCAATGGAGCGCTTCGCCGGATTGATTTCAGGCCAGGCCATCCGGCCGCAGTGGAAGAGTTGAATAATTGCTTTGGAACCGGCGTCCTGGATTTTTTGAACAACCGGCTTCCAGGCATCGATCTGCTTCTGGGTGGTTATCCTTGCCTGTCCGGGGTATCCTTGGGCGCTTTCGTAATCGGTTACCAGCGCTTCGGTATACACGAGTCCGGCCCCGTTCTCAGCCCGGCGAACCAGAAAATCCAGTACATCCTTTCTGGGGATGCTGGTCTCACCTCCGGACATCCGGGTCATCGGCGCCACGCCGATTCGGTTTTTCAGGGTATGATTTTTTATCTGAAAGGGTTGGAAAAGTGTATCTTTTGACATGATTATACTCCAAGAATATCAGTGATGATGAAAAGATCGGGGTTTAAAGTACCACATTGTGGAAGTTAAGATAAAAATCGAAAAGGGCAAGGGGCGATGTTTTTGGTGTCATCCCGGCCCTGCATCCATCGCTACGCTGGAGGATGAATTTGCATTATGATGAATATAAAAAGCTGATTGACCGCCGAGACCGGGAAGTAACGATCCCCCATAAAGTTGTCGGCTTGAATGTAATCGAAGGCAAAAGCATGGTCAGGGCATGGCGGGAGTACAAAAAAATCACCCAAAAAGAAATGGCCGCCAAAATGGGGATCTCCCAGGCGGCCTACAGCCAGATGGAAAAACCGGATGCCAATCTACGGCGCTCCACGTTGGAAAAAATCGCATCCGCACTGAACATCAGCGTAGACCAATTAACCGAGTGAAAAGCATGAATAACTGCGGCAGCAAGCCGCTTCAACCAATTCAACCAACAAACGAATCAAACCAACGAACCGGCCTTAACTTCAACCGGCCAACTTGCCCTTCACCTGCTCCACCAGCCACCCGATCCATGCATCGAGGCCCTCTTCTGTCTTGGAAGAGATATCGAAGACGGGCATGCCGGGGTGAATCTGGGCGATGGTCTTTCGGGCCAGGTCCATGTCGAAATCCAGATAGGGAAGCAAGTCGATCTTGTTGAGCAGGGTGGCGTTGCATTCACGGAACATCAGGGGATACTTGGCGGGCTTGTCTTCTCCTTCTGTGACGGAAAGCACCACCACGCGCTTGTCCTCGCCGATGTCGAATTCAGCCGGGCAGACCAGGTTGCCGATGTTCTCCACGATGAGCAGATCGATGGCATCCAGGTCCAGGTCGGCCACGGCTTTTTCCACCACATGGGCGGCCAGGTGGCAGTCGCCGCCGAACTCGTCGGTATTGATCTGGATCACCGGGGCACCGGATTCGGCCAGGCGGTCGGCATCGTTAGTGGTGCAGATGTCCCCCACGATGACTGCGCAGCGCAGGTCCGGCATGATACGGGCCAGGGTTTTCTGCAAGGTGGTGGTTTTGCCGGAGCCCGGCGAACTCATCATATTGAGCACGAAGACCTTGTGCGCGGCGAAATGGGAGCGCATACGGTCGGCCATGATGTCGTTGGCGTCCAGCACCCGCCGGACCACCTTGATCTCGCGGGTTCCGGATTTGCGGGTTTCCACGCTGTGGTCGTGGTGGTGATGGTCGTGGGGACCGTGATGGTGATGGCTATGGTCGCGATGATACCGTTTGGGGATGCGATTGGCGAAAGACCACATGGTTAATCCTCATCTTCGATTTCGATTGAAGTAATGTCCAGCTCCCTGCCGGATAGTATGTCGATATTACCGCTCTTACAATTTTTGCAGGTAAAGACCGCTTCGGTCACGGTCCATTGGGTATTGCAGTCCTTGCAGCGGGCCACCACGGGCAGTTCCTCAATGGCCAGTTCGGCGCCTTCCAGGGGGGTGTCTTTGGCCACCAGGTCGAAGCAGAAGCGCAGGCTGTCGGCAACAATGGCCGACAACTGGCCCACCTGGAGGTTGACCCGTTGGACCCTGGCGCCTTGCATCTTTTGTGGTATGGAGGCCTTGGCGATATCCACGATCTCCATGGCGATGCCCATTTCGTGCATGATTGAAAACCTTTCGGATCTGGGAACGTAGAGCGAAGGTTTCTTTATTTAATTTGCGCGAACTGAAGTCAAGGTCTTTTTTAGAAGGGAATTCAGGAGCAAAGGCCCTGTAAGCATTCCGAATCTGCCATTTTCTCTGTTGAAGCCCGGGTTGTTGTCATTTTCTCGGCAAACCCATTATCACTATTGAATAATCTTGATTGCAATGCTACACTATAGAAGTATAGTAAAAGGCCGTATAAAAAGGCGGCGTTGATCGATGCCCGCCTGTTTGCAAAGATGGATTTTACACTTATAACTATTAATAAATACTATAAAATGGAAAAACAAACCAGACAAATCGACCGGGATTCCTATGAGCCGGTATATGTACAATTGGCCAATATTTTGAGCACGCAGATTGCCACTGGCGAACTGGAAACCGGAGAACGCATCCCGTCCGAATCCGGATTGTGCAAGCTTTACAAGGTAAGCCCCATGACGGTTCGCCGGGCCATTAATTTGCTGGTGGACAAGGGCGTCGTGGTCACCGAGCGAGGCCGGGGCACGTATGTCAAGCAGCTTAATTTAAGCTCGGCAGTCTTCAAATTCGCCGATTTCCGGCAGTTTTACGATGATCCTTCGGCAATCGAGGTTAAAATCCTCGAGGTCAGCCTCACCCCCGCCGATGCCATCATAGCGGAAAAGCTGGCTTTGCCCGAGGGTGAAAGGGCCATCCATCTGCGCCGCCTGCTCAAAGTTTACGGAGAACCGTTCATCTATCATTATGAATACCTGGTTTGTGACGTGAATAAACCCATTGTGGAAGCCGAATTGGAAGTCACGTCCATGCAGGGTTTTTTCGAAGGTTGCGGAAACGATTTGTTCAAAAGAGGCGAACTGAACGTGCGAGCGGAACTGGTCAGTATCGAAGAGGCCAATCTGCTGAAGTTGGACAGACCCGCCGCTGCTATTAACCTGACCCATATTTTCTATGACCATTCCGACCGCCCCTTGAGTTGGGGATGCTTTGTCTGCCCCAGCGACCGGCTCACTTTCAATTCTTTTGTCGGCATGAATATTACCGGGCCTTCTATACCGAGGATCTGTTGATGGACCCGAAAGGCGCCAAGGCCCTGATAGACAATGTAACGCATCTGCGGGAAGCCGAGGTGCTGGAACAGGTGCGCTACCTTCTCCGGCAAAAAGAAGACCCGATGGTTATTCTCGAAACCTGCGCCAAGGGCATGGTGGAGGTCGGCAAGCGCTATGAAAGGGGAGACTACTTCATTTCCAGCCTGATTGTGGGCGGCGAGATCTTCCGCCAGGTATCCGAAATCGTCCAACCGGAGGTGAAGGAAGGCCTGGTGGCCAGCGAAACCGGTACCATCCTTCTGGGGACCGTGCAGGGAGATATTCACGACCTTGGCAAAAACCTGTTCGGGCTGCTGGCAAAATGCCATGGCTTTACGGTTTACGACCTTGGCGTGGACGTATCCGCCGAAACGTTCTGCCAAAAGGCGGTGGAACTGAAGCCCAACATCATCGGGCTGTCATGCCTTTTACGGACGGCTTACGATTCCATGAAGGCTATCGTCGAGCAGATCAAGGTGTATCCCGGCATCAGCCACCGATCCGTCATCATCCGGGCGTCTTTGTACGAGATCCCGGACTTTAACGAACAAATCGGGGCGGACTACTGGTCCACTTCGGCCATGTCCGGTGTTTACCTTTGCAAGGAAATCATGGCCGGGCAGAACAGTTTACAGATGCGCTTTCAATAAAGGCTCTCATATTTTCCGGTTTGGCGCGATCCAAAACCACCCCCGGCGCCAAAAAAAAGCCCCCCTCGTTCCCCACACATTCAATCAAATTTTTGCAATAGTCCGCCATTTGCGCCGGCGAACCGATGGTGAAAAAAGAGGCAGGCACATTCCCGCCGATACAGGCGATGCCGTTCAGCTTTCGCCTGGCCTGTTCCATATCGGTTTTTTCGAAAATCCACATGGTCTTGCCTTCGGGAAGTCCTGATCGGGCGATGGTGTCCAGTCGTTTATTGTATGCACCTTCAACAAGGATAAGGGGGATGAGGCCGTTGGCGGTCAGCTCCAGCAACTGGGCGTGCAGGGTGGGCCAGTAAACGCTTTCAAATTGCTTTTGGGATATGAAGTCATCCGCACCTTTGTGCAGGGGGATCAGCACGAAGGGATTCTGCGCACGCTGCGCCTGTTCCACGGCCATTTTCACGGAAAAAGGGAGTAACGCCCGGCAAGCGGCTTCCAGTTTTTCCGGCTGGCGGTGCATGTCCATCATAATGCCCACCGTTCCCCGCAAGGTGTCCCCGATTAAGTCAAAAGGAGAAAAGGTGAATGCGCCGCCAAAGATCTTGGGCCGCCCCAGTTCACGGACGATTTTATCCGCCACGTCCTTGAAATGCTTGAAATGGATGGTGGTGGCGTCAGCCGCGGTAAAAAAATTGTCCATCATCACTTTAAGTTTTGCCCGCATTCCCCCTTCTTTGGAAAAGGGAGCAAGAAGCGGCTCATGGCCGATGGCGTGGAGCCCGTAAAGGGGGCAGGGAATTTCTCCCTTGAAGCGGAGAGCACTGAAAATGCGTGGCAGGTATTTTAAAAGGATGAATCCCTCCGGGTCTGCGATGAGCCGGTCGTATTCGGAGTTATGCATGAATTCGTTTTCGGGGTACTGTGGGGGGACATTATTCGGCATGCCCTGGGGAAGCGGGCTTCCCGGCCACCGGAGAAGTCGGCAGTCAAGGATGTCCAGGGCCTTTCCACACATGGGCAGAATGTCCATGACGTGGTCGAACGCATACTTTTTATTGAACCCGTATACGGCGGCGGCGGCCTTTGGGGAATCGTAAAACATACCGGCCTGGTCGATATCAGGGCCGGTGACGATGCCGCCTTCTCCGAACACGAGGACGGGGACCCGGTCCGGCTGTTTCAAGGCCAGTACATCCAGCCAGCGGCGGGTAAGCTTCATGTAATTCTCCGCCGCTATTTGCGTTTCGAAAGCGATGCCGGCACCCTGCGCCCACCGGGTAAGCATTTCATTGGTTTGTAGGGACGTGTCCATTTAAGAATGCCTTTTAGCGCGACATTTATCCACCTAAATACAAGAAGACAGGCCTCAATACAAACACAAACACCCCTGGATGCATTTTGCACCCAGGGGTGTTTGACTCGGGCATAAGTGGTTGCGAACAGGATTTTAGAAACAGTAGGCCAGTCTGGTCCCGAGATAATTTTGCTCGACGCCATTTTCCCTTTCGATCTCGGTGTTATACTGAAGCAGCATCTGGAGATTCTTGGTCAGCTGAAATCCAAAGCTGAATCGCAGGGCCTGGGCGTCGGGTTCGTCGTCCTGTTCGATACCCGCCACTGTCGTTTCTCCGCCGGTAAGGTAGTAGTAGCTGATCCCGAAAAGAAAGGAATCCGTGAAGCTGTAGCTGGCGTGGAGTTGAAGTTGATAGGAGGGGTCTTTCTCCTGTTTGAGGTTTGCCACGGTATAATCGTCGTTATCGGAATAAAAATTGACTTCCCCGGTAAGCTCAAAAACAAATGGACCGCTCATCAGGATGACGGGCGTGGCTTCAAGCCTGTAAGTGTAATAATTAGTACCTATGTTGGCGGCCTTCTCCGAATCGTAATCACCGGTGGGCAAGGTTACAATCAAACCGTAGGACTGCCCGAGTTTGAATTTCCCATTATCGAGAAAAAACGGCGTATTGATATGAGTTGCAATGGTGGTGTCACCAAGCCCGCTCGAATTTGCGCCGGAGTTGTCGGGAAAAAGGACGTCCGAATCGAAATTCATTGAGGCTACTGGCTGGAGAACATCGGCACTCCAGATCCAGTTCCCACCAACGTCCCAGAAGTGGGCTAACCTGAAAATTCCGACCTGCAGGTCAAAATCGGCGTTGTCGTCAAGGGTTTCCCCGTCCTCATAGACATCGCTGCCCGTGTAGTCTCGATAGTAGAAAAGGAACAGGCTTGTTCCACCAGGCGCAGGTACGGCGTCCCTGGGGTCGTTTTCCGCCATTGCCGAAACGGGAAGCATGAATGCAGCCACCAATACTGCAACGATCAAAAAGGTACTTCTTCTCTTCATTTTTCCTCCTTTTGGTCCCTTCAGGCCCTTGTCCTATTCAACAGGCAAGGGCGTACCCGATACACCGTTATAACGTCTTTAATTCAGCGATTGATGCACTCGCAAAAAATACCGAACTCGTCATGCCGGGCTTGATAAGCCTGCCCCGGACTTGATCCGGGGGCATCCAGAAATCATTGAAATGCCTGGATTCCGGCCTACGCCGGAATGACGAAAAAATGAAAAGTACAACTTTTTACGAAACCATCCGCGATTAGTACCGACCGTACTTCTTGGCAGCGTCAACGAATGCCTTTATCGTATCGTCCTTGCCTTCATCCAGCGCGCATCCGATGCTGAGAATGTAGCCCTTATCTTTCCCGGCCACTTCGATCAGCTTCTTTGTTTCCTCCGCTACTTGCTCAGGGGTCGCCGTCAGAATCATGGAAACCGGGAAGCCGCCGGCAATGCAGACCTTGCCGCCCAAAAGTTCAGCTGCCCTGGCCATGTCGGTGCGGTCAAAAAGATACATGCAGCGGATGTCCGATGTGTCGGCAAGGTATTCGAGGCGCTGGTTGTAACCGCCCTCCACAAAGCATCCTGGGATGCAGCCGGCTTCGGCCAGGCCGTACATGACTTTCTTGAGGGTGGGCCAGTAGAACTTCTCGAACTGCTCGTTGGACATGAAGCCGTCGGCCCCCTTGTGAAGTGGGATGAACACGATGGGATTGTTGTTGGCCATGGCCCCGGCGACTCCGGCTGCAATCATTGGTTCGACCAGCCTTTCCACCGCTTCCAAAACCTTTTCCGGCCTGCGGAAAATGTCCATCATCAGTTGGGTGGTTCCACGGAAAGAGTCACTGATCACGTCAAAGGGGGCCTTGGTGGCGCCGCCGGCGTAGAAGGGAAAGCCCGCTGCCATGATTTGGCCCAGGTACGCCCCCATGGTGTTGATCCAGTCAAAGCATTGCTTGCCGGCCTTCATCAATGCGGCCAGCGCTTCCTGCATGGGGGGGGTGCCGATGCCGATGAGCCAGGGACCCAGCATAGGAAGCTCCATGGCCCCATAGATCGGAGGCATGCTGGCAAAGGGCGCCAAAGCACCGTGGGTTCTGGGCATCCAGTAGCGAAGGTAAAAATCCGTAGGGTCGTTTATCAGCAGATCGTATTCGT
This window of the uncultured Desulfosarcina sp. genome carries:
- a CDS encoding mucoidy inhibitor MuiA family protein — its product is MSISTTEVESTIRAVTIYQGWAMISRTATARLEAGKHLIVFTDLPESLDRDNIQVKGTGEATLGECIFETEFFVEEVDENKRQLQKKAQELEDRIAEIQLKMEACENEKAFVEKIASFVTAPLSAPAGEDAAARVVGGASLDVGAWGKMLAFYHDQNGAIRDQMLASQKAERDLKNELEKIYNELDSMGDGIERSRNIIKVSVTKEKAGEITLDLSYVITGPTWRPVYNLRASSDSDTISLEYDALVNQATGEAWKDVALKLSTARINVSGVIPTLHPWWLSFYRPSPPRSMAKRRGDFSEEEEMGQEVMKSAAPSNVAESAPPEMEMDFIGASVESGGTSVVFSVGGGGNINGDNTDTRVSILRREFPASSHYATVPKLSEFAYLTAKIENDSDFPLLPGKANIFFDDAFVSVSALSLVMPGQEMEVSLGVDEGVAIEHRFLKRFKKNQGLVSKRISEQFDYQIRITNNRKKNIEIDVFDQLPIAQDKEISVKTITPSFKDEKTGATLDDESKIKWQIALSAGEKRELPFSFVVEYPAGQLLSGL
- a CDS encoding NADH-dependent flavin oxidoreductase, which produces MSKDTLFQPFQIKNHTLKNRIGVAPMTRMSGGETSIPRKDVLDFLVRRAENGAGLVYTEALVTDYESAQGYPGQARITTQKQIDAWKPVVQKIQDAGSKAIIQLFHCGRMAWPEINPAKRSIAPSAVAPRQDNPLTQSPYPVPEAMSQFDIDHVINGFVQSAKGAVEAGFDGIEIHGAHGYLISQFLSSYSNQRTDGYGGSVENRFRFAREVVRAVKENIPDDRLLIFRISNWGIADMEVSLFADREEWQECIRRLDEEPIDAISVSTYDFKAPAFGTDKNMAQLTREVTKLPLLICGKIYDRQTADAALEDADIALSGKSMLLNPNFVEDLRLGKALKVYSSEAANIAYTQEPLP
- a CDS encoding helix-turn-helix transcriptional regulator, which encodes MHYDEYKKLIDRRDREVTIPHKVVGLNVIEGKSMVRAWREYKKITQKEMAAKMGISQAAYSQMEKPDANLRRSTLEKIASALNISVDQLTE
- the hypB gene encoding hydrogenase nickel incorporation protein HypB, which codes for MWSFANRIPKRYHRDHSHHHHGPHDHHHHDHSVETRKSGTREIKVVRRVLDANDIMADRMRSHFAAHKVFVLNMMSSPGSGKTTTLQKTLARIMPDLRCAVIVGDICTTNDADRLAESGAPVIQINTDEFGGDCHLAAHVVEKAVADLDLDAIDLLIVENIGNLVCPAEFDIGEDKRVVVLSVTEGEDKPAKYPLMFRECNATLLNKIDLLPYLDFDMDLARKTIAQIHPGMPVFDISSKTEEGLDAWIGWLVEQVKGKLAG
- the hypA gene encoding hydrogenase maturation nickel metallochaperone HypA: MHEMGIAMEIVDIAKASIPQKMQGARVQRVNLQVGQLSAIVADSLRFCFDLVAKDTPLEGAELAIEELPVVARCKDCNTQWTVTEAVFTCKNCKSGNIDILSGRELDITSIEIEDED
- a CDS encoding GntR family transcriptional regulator, with the translated sequence MEKQTRQIDRDSYEPVYVQLANILSTQIATGELETGERIPSESGLCKLYKVSPMTVRRAINLLVDKGVVVTERGRGTYVKQLNLSSAVFKFADFRQFYDDPSAIEVKILEVSLTPADAIIAEKLALPEGERAIHLRRLLKVYGEPFIYHYEYLVCDVNKPIVEAELEVTSMQGFFEGCGNDLFKRGELNVRAELVSIEEANLLKLDRPAAAINLTHIFYDHSDRPLSWGCFVCPSDRLTFNSFVGMNITGPSIPRIC
- a CDS encoding cobalamin-dependent protein (Presence of a B(12) (cobalamin)-binding domain implies dependence on cobalamin itself, in one of its several forms, or in some unusual lineages, dependence on a cobalamin-like analog.); its protein translation is MDPKGAKALIDNVTHLREAEVLEQVRYLLRQKEDPMVILETCAKGMVEVGKRYERGDYFISSLIVGGEIFRQVSEIVQPEVKEGLVASETGTILLGTVQGDIHDLGKNLFGLLAKCHGFTVYDLGVDVSAETFCQKAVELKPNIIGLSCLLRTAYDSMKAIVEQIKVYPGISHRSVIIRASLYEIPDFNEQIGADYWSTSAMSGVYLCKEIMAGQNSLQMRFQ
- a CDS encoding uroporphyrinogen decarboxylase family protein, whose protein sequence is MDTSLQTNEMLTRWAQGAGIAFETQIAAENYMKLTRRWLDVLALKQPDRVPVLVFGEGGIVTGPDIDQAGMFYDSPKAAAAVYGFNKKYAFDHVMDILPMCGKALDILDCRLLRWPGSPLPQGMPNNVPPQYPENEFMHNSEYDRLIADPEGFILLKYLPRIFSALRFKGEIPCPLYGLHAIGHEPLLAPFSKEGGMRAKLKVMMDNFFTAADATTIHFKHFKDVADKIVRELGRPKIFGGAFTFSPFDLIGDTLRGTVGIMMDMHRQPEKLEAACRALLPFSVKMAVEQAQRAQNPFVLIPLHKGADDFISQKQFESVYWPTLHAQLLELTANGLIPLILVEGAYNKRLDTIARSGLPEGKTMWIFEKTDMEQARRKLNGIACIGGNVPASFFTIGSPAQMADYCKNLIECVGNEGGFFLAPGVVLDRAKPENMRAFIESASVNCSARP
- a CDS encoding transporter, with product MKRRSTFLIVAVLVAAFMLPVSAMAENDPRDAVPAPGGTSLFLFYYRDYTGSDVYEDGETLDDNADFDLQVGIFRLAHFWDVGGNWIWSADVLQPVASMNFDSDVLFPDNSGANSSGLGDTTIATHINTPFFLDNGKFKLGQSYGLIVTLPTGDYDSEKAANIGTNYYTYRLEATPVILMSGPFVFELTGEVNFYSDNDDYTVANLKQEKDPSYQLQLHASYSFTDSFLFGISYYYLTGGETTVAGIEQDDEPDAQALRFSFGFQLTKNLQMLLQYNTEIERENGVEQNYLGTRLAYCF
- a CDS encoding uroporphyrinogen decarboxylase family protein; the protein is MSDMNEVRKKQDAFLDKWISGEGIEFASEEAKSAYQERTGLLAAAFRIDDAIERVPVMPMTTFAPTMMKGISGKEAMYNPEAAGQAYLDFCNTFQPDAAGAAPMLMYGPALETLKYTLYKWPGQGVPDNLSYQFNEKEYMTHDEYDLLINDPTDFYLRYWMPRTHGALAPFASMPPIYGAMELPMLGPWLIGIGTPPMQEALAALMKAGKQCFDWINTMGAYLGQIMAAGFPFYAGGATKAPFDVISDSFRGTTQLMMDIFRRPEKVLEAVERLVEPMIAAGVAGAMANNNPIVFIPLHKGADGFMSNEQFEKFYWPTLKKVMYGLAEAGCIPGCFVEGGYNQRLEYLADTSDIRCMYLFDRTDMARAAELLGGKVCIAGGFPVSMILTATPEQVAEETKKLIEVAGKDKGYILSIGCALDEGKDDTIKAFVDAAKKYGRY